In Tautonia rosea, the genomic window TTCGGCTCCGACCGGTTCGATCGGATCGGATCCTTTGGGAAGAGTCACGGCGGCTGGTGCTCTCGACAAACCTGCCCCGACCGGTCCCGCAGATTCTCAACGTCGCCGTGCCGCTTGATGAGGGGACCTACCTTCTTGAAGTCACTGCATCCTGGACGCCTCGTGACCTGAATGTTGATGGAAGTCGATTGAGTCGATGGTGGCGACGGCTGCGAAATCGTTCGACCGATGTCGCTTATCGACGTCTTAGCCTTTCGGTCCTCAATTCCAGGGTTGAGCCGGCGGAAGGGGGAGCTTTGCAACCTCCTCAGCGTCAGGGAGCGGACCAGCTCGACATGGTTGTCGATTCGGCCGATCTGGGTCGGACGAAGGGACTGCGACCCCGAGCGGAGGGGCGGCTCGCGACGGAGTCGTCGGCAACGGATGCACCTTGGAATGTGCCGGGAGAATTGCTGGTTGATCCACCTCGTCGGGAGCGTCTCTGGAGCCTGGTGGGCAGAGTGGGTTCTGAAAATCGTCCCCTGGACCCTGCTGGTCCTGACGGTGTGTCCTGGGTGGCCTTGCCCCTCAAAGTGCCTCATCCGGATCGACCTCATCGCCTCGATCTGGCGGTGCTGAGTGGAGATCCCGCTTCGGTTTCCGTCGCAATCGTGGCACCAGGCAATCGTCCCCGATTGTTACTGGATGCAAGAGGCTATGGCCCGCCGCTTGTCGGTCCTGGGAGTCAGGCGGTCTGCTCGTGGTCGGTCTGGCCTGATACGACCGATCCGGTCCTGATCGTCGTGAATCGCTCGGCCGATCGGCCACTCTGGCTCGGCGAGGTCAAACTCATCGAACAGGCCGACGACCCCGCTCCGCTTCTCGTGATGGGCTCGCCCGCTGATGGTGGTCGGTCGTTGGCGGTCCGCGTTTCCGGACGTCGTGATCTCGAACGGTTCGGTGGGACAAATGATCACGGACCGGATGATCCCATGGCTCGGGCTCAGCACTTGATCTCCTACCTCAAGTCGGTCGGAGCTTCGGCCGTGGTGCTCCCCGCTCCAGAAGAACGTGGTTGGGTCCGAGACGCCTTGGAAGGACAGGCGTTGGAAGATTCGATTGGGCCCGATCCCGATCGAGTTCTTCTGCTGATGCTCAAGCGTTACCAGATGGTTGTGATCCTTGAGATGGACGTCGAAGGAAGACCCTTGCCTGGCTTGCCGCCTCCCGAGGACTCCAGAGCGGTGGAACTGGGGTTGGTCCGGATTGACCGATCGGGAGCCTCGGAATCGGATCAACCGACCTACAATCTGCTCAGACCGGAAGTTCAACGGGCACTTACACAATCATTGATCGAAACGGTTCGCGCAATGGCGGGGCCACGAGGCCCTCAGTGCGATGGAATCTTGCTGCGACTTGGGCCAGGCCCGACCCTGCCCGGTCGGCCCGATACGGGTTTCGATGATTGGACCTACGCTCGATTTGTGCGAGATACAATCAAGGGAGATGTGGCCCCTGGCCTGGGCAAAGACAATCCTGATCGGTTCGCTGCTCGACACAAGTATCTCACCGGCTCGGCGCTGGTTCCCTGGTTGACCTGGCGATCTCGGCAGGTCGGGGCCTATTACTCGAGCCTTGCCGCGGCAATCGCCGAGGCCAGCCCCGGAGTCAGTGTGATGCTTGCCACTCCGGTGCTCGATGATGGCGTGGTGGGAGTCGAGGCCCGCCGTTTCGATCGGGATGGACTGCCTCCGGATGCTGCCTGGAGATCACTCGGGCTTGATCTGGCCGATTGGCCTGGAGGTGATCGTCCCTCCCCCTATCTCCTTCGAGGCGTGAGTGGGGGAGTCGGTGGGTTGGAACACGATCTGGCAACTCACCCCGCACTCGACGCTCAATTGGTGAATCGGCCTGGTCGAGGGCTGCTGCTCGGTGCTGATGAGGAGCGAGTAGAGGAAGGTGTCGCGTCGGATCCGCAATTCTCTCTCAAGCTCTCGGCAGTACCCCCTCCTTCGGGGGTTGAGGGGGACGAGGTCTTCGCTCATGCGGTGGCTGCACTCGACGTGGGCTGGGTTGTGGTGTCGGCCTCCACGCTGATCAGTCAGGAGGATCGTTTTCGACGCTTTGCCACCGTGTTTCGGAGCCTCCCACGACCCAGAAGCGGCCCTGTCGGATCGTCCTCGGTGGGCACGGTTGCCCGACTGGTGACGCTCTCCGATCGTTCCTATCTTTGCCTTGCGAATGACACGCCTTACGTCTCGCGATTGACCGCGGTGATCGGGACACCTGCGACGACCCTGATCGAAGACCTGGATCGCGGTGTCCCCGTGCCGGTCGAACTGGTCGCTGGAGGTCAGCGGGTCACCCTTGATCTTCCGCCGTTCGGGATCAAAGCGTTGCGGATTGGGGCATCGGGCGTCCGCCTCGATTCGGTCTCGGCAGGTCATGATGCTCGGCGGTATGCGCATCGCACCGCCGTTTCTCGACGGCTCCAATCCCTGGCCTCGGGCGGATCGATCTCGCACCTGAATCCCGGTTTCGAGCCGGAATCGCTTGTCCGCCAGGCCTCCTCAGGAGATCAGTTGGATCAGGATCTGGTCGGCTGGACGACCGAAGGGGTGTCAGGAGCATCGTTAGCGATTGATGTGATTGGACCAAGAACCGGCCAGGGAACCCTCAGGCTTCATGCCACGGAGGCACCTGCCACAGCGACCAGTCCGGCTTTCTTCCCTCCAGGGCCGGCGGCGACCCTCAGGGCGTTTGTGCGAACCGATCCTCCTGACGCCGCGATTCGGGTCCGGATCGAGTCGGAGCCTGGAACACCAACGCCGGTTCACCTCGCCGCAGACCTTCCCGAGCAGGATCGGAGCGACTGGACTGCCTTGGCCTTACGGGCCCCCGGACTTCCGGCCGACGGCGTTTCTATGCTCCGTCTCCGGTTTGAGCTGAGGAGTCCGGGACGGCTCTGGATCGACGATCTTTCGCTGACCGGCCCGGGGCTGGCCCAGGCTCGAAGCTGTCTGACTGCGGCGCTTCAGGCATACGAAGAAGGACGTTACGCCGACTTTGCCCGGCTGGCTCGATCTCACTGGGTCGAGAAAGCTGGGGGACCGATCGAACCTCTGGATGCTTCCCCCCTTGTGGCTCCGCTGGCCGGAGAGGTTTCGACTGATCTACCCGCCCGGTCGCGGCTTCGGTAAGATCACGATCGTCCGGGTTCGGATATCCCGAAGGATCCCTTGAGGAGCAACTCCGCGACCGCTCGGGGAGTGGGTGATTCTGGACCAATCGGGAACCGCCGCCACGGAGATCGGAGCGTTCTGGCCCGAGGCGGAGCGGCCGTAGGGTCGTTGCGTGACCCGGAACGACCGCGAGGGATGTCCGCGTTTTCCCCAAGATCGCCTCGCGAAGTCACACTCCGAGGGAGGGTCAGGAGGGCCTCGAATGTTCGTCTCATGCAGCACCCTCTGTTTTGCCGACCGGCCGCTTGAAGCGGCCCTTCGACAAATTGCCGAATTGGAGTTCAACAAGTTCGACCTGGCTCTGGTCGAGGGTGGTCCTCACCTCAGCCCATCGGAAGTCGCCACCGACCCCGATGCCGCCTTACATCAGCTCAGGAGAGGCCCGAGCCTTTCCCCCTCAGCCCTGGATCTCGACTTTGGCTCGGTCGACACGGAAACACTCCAGAAACGGTTCGAGGCGATCTGCCGTTTCTCGAAACTGCTGACCGTCGCTGTGTTGACGATCCCAGCGGCGCCGATCGATACGCCACTGGAACGTGAGATCGAGCGGTTGTCCGAGCTCGCCCGGGTTGCGAATCGGGAGGGCCTGGTTCTCTCGGTCCGGACCCACCGTGAGACCCTGACCTCGGATCCGTCGGTGGCGCTCACCCTTTGTCAATCCGTCCCCGGACTAGGGATCACGCTCGATCCAAGCCACTATGTGCTGGGGCCGCACGCCGGGAAAAATTACGACGATCTGTTCCCCTACGTCCAGAATCTTCATTTTCGAGACACGGGGAAAAATCCAGGAGAAGAACAGGTCCGGGTAGGTCAGGGGAAGGTTGATTACGCCAGGATCGTTACGATTCTTGAACGGCATGGGTACAATCGGTCACTGACCGTTGCCCTGATCAACCACGGAACATGCTCGTTCGATGTCGAGGTGGAAGTGCGGAAAATGAAGCTCTTGCTGGAAAGCCTCATTTAAACACTCACCTTGTTGAACACTGGGGCTCCTGGCGAGGAGGTTCTCGGGCGACTATAATTCGGAGCACGAACAGGGTGGTGTGTTTCGAAATGGTCGATGGCCGCCCCGATTCCTTGGCGATGATCGCCCTGACCTGATTTCCCCGACGCGACGCGATTGCCAGGCCTTCGCGAATCTCGGAAAAGTCGGGGGGATCGAGAGGCTCAGCCATGTATGACCTCGTGGTCCTCGGGGGCGGTTCGGGAGGGTTGAACGTTTCTGGAGCCGCGGCAGCAGTTGGCGCGAAGGTGGCCCTGATTGAGGCAAACCAGCTCGGCGGCGAGTGCACGTTTACAGCTTGTGTTCCCAGTAAGGCACTGATTCATGTGGCGGATCTGGCTCGTCGCATCCACCATGCTGAACGTTATGGCATCACGGTGAGTGCTCCAGCAATCGACTTCGGTCGTGTGATGAGTCGCGTGCGGTCGGTCGTGTCTTCCTTTGCGGTCTCGGACATCGAAGCGATGCAGGCTCGGGGTGTAGAGGTTATCTCGGGCCGAGGTCGATTTGAGGCCTATGACACGGTGGTCGTCGACGAGACTCGTCCGATCCAAGGGCGAGCATTCGTGATCGCGACCGGCTCACGCCCGGCAATTCCCCCGATCAAGGGGCTTGAGGCGGCCAATCCCCTGACGAACGAAACGATTTGGACACTGACGGATCGGCCGGAATCGCTTGTGGTGATCGGTGCGGGCGCTGTGGGGCTCGAACTCTCACAAGCGCTAGCTCGCCTCGGAGTGGAGGTGACGATCATTGAAACGGCCCCTCGAATCCTGCCGCAGGAAGACCCTGAGGTCAGCAATCGGCTTCGAGCGTGCCTGGAATCTGAAGGGATCAAAATTTTCACGAACGCCGAAATTGACACGATTGAATGCCGGGACGACGGGAAGGTCGTTCATTTTGTCGACCGGCAGACCGGGAACAGTTATCAAGCGTTGAGAGAGATGCTACTTGTGGCCGCAGGACGCCGAGCCAATGTGGAATCCTTGAATTTGGACGCAGTGGGGATTGAGGCTGATCCCGAACGAGGCATTCCGGTCAATGCGTACCTCCAGACGTATGCCCGGAGGATTTATGCAATTGGTGATGTGATTGGTCGGAACCAGTGGACCCATGCGGCCGAGCGGGAAGCCGCTGTGGTCTTTCAGAATGCGGTTCTAGGGATTCCCAAACGGTATGACGAATCGGTCATTCCTCGAACGACCTTCACGGATCCGGAGGTCGCCTCTGTGGGCCGAACCTCCGGATTCGATGCCTCGGAATCTGTTCGGATCCTTCAGGTTGAATACGAAGAACTCGATCGGGCTCGGATTGAAGGCCGCACTCAGGGCTTTGCCA contains:
- a CDS encoding sugar phosphate isomerase/epimerase family protein; this translates as MFVSCSTLCFADRPLEAALRQIAELEFNKFDLALVEGGPHLSPSEVATDPDAALHQLRRGPSLSPSALDLDFGSVDTETLQKRFEAICRFSKLLTVAVLTIPAAPIDTPLEREIERLSELARVANREGLVLSVRTHRETLTSDPSVALTLCQSVPGLGITLDPSHYVLGPHAGKNYDDLFPYVQNLHFRDTGKNPGEEQVRVGQGKVDYARIVTILERHGYNRSLTVALINHGTCSFDVEVEVRKMKLLLESLI
- a CDS encoding dihydrolipoyl dehydrogenase family protein, with translation MYDLVVLGGGSGGLNVSGAAAAVGAKVALIEANQLGGECTFTACVPSKALIHVADLARRIHHAERYGITVSAPAIDFGRVMSRVRSVVSSFAVSDIEAMQARGVEVISGRGRFEAYDTVVVDETRPIQGRAFVIATGSRPAIPPIKGLEAANPLTNETIWTLTDRPESLVVIGAGAVGLELSQALARLGVEVTIIETAPRILPQEDPEVSNRLRACLESEGIKIFTNAEIDTIECRDDGKVVHFVDRQTGNSYQALREMLLVAAGRRANVESLNLDAVGIEADPERGIPVNAYLQTYARRIYAIGDVIGRNQWTHAAEREAAVVFQNAVLGIPKRYDESVIPRTTFTDPEVASVGRTSGFDASESVRILQVEYEELDRARIEGRTQGFAKVVVTPSGKLLGATILGDNAALVLQEFVLAMDQGLTLHQLLNTIHPYPTHAGLVRALATRFASTRLEHGLTRAALRIVYGYEPASGITARSESSPEI